A stretch of Pseudochaenichthys georgianus chromosome 2, fPseGeo1.2, whole genome shotgun sequence DNA encodes these proteins:
- the LOC117457383 gene encoding microtubule-associated protein 2-like isoform X2, with translation MADGRQPDEHSTSNGQENSNNGFSAYSSAYRENGFNGGAAAHPGTTVDDSANLPPSPPPSPSAEQIGPVAQEDQVEVVSQQQEVQEEVQEEVQEEVQEEVQEAPEEAHSYQEEVAYEQPGALEQTDYLSEPQALGYQQAQTPEVLNGGSHQSEQIPSQKAQPEESISKESCESAGKEDEPQGAPLHEKQLAVERATPECAELASTESPTPSVEEKLLFDTSIEQGGKDTQEVEEDAPQRDLRVELKENEAKQPLLAEEDKEGDILPSESGGPMSESEEKQEVVGQMNTSDQDGGSDNRSYEMQVTDNKEGDQKQEAVEASPAPGTELKADICVEHVSGVKTYFETSSKIPREVPSQTQSYYEFGTAAEEKLSEETKSLAQNVGEQLDKKDRTIPEKMSLGQRSLSLNITVGGTGGHAVKEEKSRTLCPISGSFDESELNPSTPSLESQPLPPIATPATSGSPEDTPTKEDTPLPSDKHTCIEHSGSLSEMLDLAGDLPRQSLEKRELGHMRRKSVPALVGGSLAKLALGDKTPRVVGGESQLEDLGYCVFHEYSGPMPSPADVPNPGDSPQQSFSSTETGIEEELEVVQKETQQQDRQEMIPEISSKTVSEKKVSPVKSTLILERIVMSGVKPDRLRIPITSSKDRLTEFRLETGLPEDIKNQAIPEVDIEKDPSREASPIPPDSSFTFTSLDTESKVPRTPTTPKNQDDTPSETQVAGDMAAKDVVPVIEVEKDQESGIDQLKEIEKEELEEPERTNTNIFSPTSRSLGDSTEKDDKKIETGHETTTRLDGIEMKETPKAEKVAQIQLQEVTPGEVAPMPQLSSPIIIIPQAQVEDEADEEGEIEMAEEPQEVIEEAKVPEGVIKVSLTVGDQMVEEDPTSEWSHSARDEDVEPATDSSHLSPCSDHDVQQLDEGEGGDGIGYGKVEDTKIKGDEGMDEVIEVVAEDPSAEEPVGFDGIGDEKEKKPIENEGEKRTEEMEVKDIEIGEEMEETSQAAYDETTMDVSILDTDSNWMDSQDDDKSIMTEQMEALPQGQSPTSTPVVDRPLKRAPGRGRGHPGITDSKVSRKVPGHLPHGPREEMKKKKAVRRVEQNKLSALQSRSPCRKSVAKAAARHPRPAVLHGSARRKATGLESHMPLSVAHQSRERTTERAYRSPEKRSSLPRPAKSLTRHIPAAEQDDSTPSRPTSIQSRADNRSGRPPGMAGTESARSRSVRSGASTPGSTAVTPGSPPTYSCRTPGSRTPGSHTPKSFSILQEKKVAVIRTPPKSPSSIQRQLKVLNQPLPDLTNVKSKIGSTSNLKHQPKGGQVQILNEKVDFSHVQPKCRSKDNLRHTPKGGNVMIPSVKLDFSHVQAKCGSLDKIQHAAGGGNIQIQTKKIDVSHVTAKCGSMSNIRHRPGGGQVRIDNVKLDFKDKAHSKVGSLSNTSHTPGGGNIMIESHKLNFREQAKARVDHGAEIVVTHSPGMETGGMSPRLSSTGSINMLESPHLVTLAQDVTAALAKQGL, from the exons ATGGCAGACGGTCGGCAGCCGGACGAGCACTCGACCTCCAACGGCCAGGAGAACAGCAACAATGGCTTCTCGGCCTACAGCTCTGCGTACAGGGAGAACGGATTCAACGGTGGGGCAGCTGCACACCCTGGAACGACAG TGGATGACTCAGCCAATTTGCCTCCCTCCCCACCCCCCTCTCCATCCGCTGAGCAGATTGGGCCCGTGGCACAAG AAGATCAAGTAGAGGTTGTCAGTCAGCAGCAGGAGGTGCAGGAGGAGGTGCAGGAGGAGGTGCAGGAGGAGGTGCAGGAGGAGGTGCAGGAGGCTCCAGAGGAGGCCCACAGTTACCAGGAGGAGGTGGCATATGAGCAGCCTGGAGCCTTAGAGCAGACAGATTATTTATCAGAACCCCAGGCGTTGGGCTACCAGCAAGCCCAGACACCTGAGGTTCTCAATGGAGGAAGTCATCAAAGTGAACAGATCCCGTCACaaaaag CCCAGCCAGAAGAAAGTATCAGCAAGGAGTCTTGTGAGTCTGCTGGGAAAGAAGATGAACCTCAAGGGGCGCCGCTACATGAGAAGCAGTTGGCAGTTGAACGAGCAACACCTGAATGTGCAGAACTCGCCTCGACTGAATCTCCCACTCCGTCTGTGGAAGAAAAACTGCTCTTTGACACCTCAATAGAGCAAGGGGGCAAAGACACACAGGAAGTAGAAGAAGACGCTCCTCAGAGAGACCTGCGGGTGGAGTTGAAAGAAAATGAAGCAAAACAACCTCTACTGGCAGAGGAGGACAAAGAGGGAGATATCTTACCCAGCGAATCAGGAGGCCCTATGTCTGAAAGTGAGGAAAAACAAGAGGTGGTTGGCCAGATGAATACCTCGGACCAAGATGGTGGCAGTGACAATAGATCGTATGAGATGCAAGTGACTGACAATAAAGAAGGAGACCAAAAGCAAGAAGCAGTCGAGGCAAGTCCAGCACCTGGCACAGAGTTAAAAGCAGATATTTGTGTGGAACACGTGTCTGGAGTGAAAACCTATTTTGAGACATCCTCAAAAATCCCCAGAGAGGTTCCATCACAAACCCAGAGCTATTACGAATTCGGCACAGCAGCGGAGGAAAAGTTAAGTGAGGAAACTAAAAGCCTTGCACAGAACGTCGGAGAACAACTGGATAAAAAAGACAGAACGATTCCTGAAAAGATGTCTCTTGGACAAAGAAGCCTCTCCCTGAACATCACTGTCGGGGGTACAGGGGGTCACGCAGTAAAGGAAGAGAAGTCCAGAACCTTGTGTCCAATCAGTGGAAGCTTTGACGAATCTGAGCTAAACCCTTCAACACCATCTTTGGAAAGTCAACCTCTTCCTCCAATTGCTACCCCAGCTACCAGTGGATCCCCTGAAGATACCCCCACCAAAGAAGATACACCTTTGCCTTCTGATAAGCACACATGTATTGAACATTCAGGCAGCCTCTCTGAGATGTTGGACCTTGCTGGAGACTTGCCACGGCAATCATTAGAGAAGAGGGAGCTTGGCCACATGAGGCGAAAGTCTGTACCCGCTCTGGTCGGGGGTTCTTTGGCCAAGCTAGCCTTAGGAGATAAAACCCCAAGGGTGGTGGGAGGGGAAAGCCAGTTAGAGGACCTGGGCTACTGTGTCTTCCATGAGTACTCGGGGCCAATgccttctcctgctgatgtaccCAATCCTGGGGACTCTCCACAGCAAAGCTTCTCTTCCACAGAGACTGGAATTGAGGAGGAACTTGAAGTTGTTCAAAAAGAAACTCAACAACAAGACCGTCAAGAAATGATCCCTGAGATTTCTTCCAAAACTGTGAGTGAAAAGAAAGTGTCACCAGTAAAGAGTACCCTGATTCTCGAAAGGATCGTGATGAGTGGAGTAAAACCTGACCGCCTAAGAATCCCAATTACTTCTTCAAAAGACAGACTGACTGAGTTTCGTTTGGAGACTGGCCTGCCTGAGGACATAAAGAACCAAGCGATTCCTGAGGTAGACATTGAAAAAGACCCCTCCAGAGAGGCTTCTCCCATCCCACCAGACAGTTCCTTTACTTTCACTTCTCTGGACACTGAAAGCAAGGTTCCCAGAACTCCCACCACCCCCAAGAACCAAGATGATACACCCTCAGAAACCCAAGTTGCTGGAGACATGGCTGCAAAAGACGTGGTTCCCGTGATCGAAGTGGAGAAGGATCAAGAGTCAGGAATTGATCAACTGAAGGAGATAGAGAAAGAGGAGTTAGAAGAACCAGAACGGACAAACACGAATATATTTTCACCAACATCTCGGTCTTTAGGAGATAGCACAgagaaagatgacaagaagattgAAACTGGGCACGAGACAACGACAAGATTAGACGGTATAGAAATGAAAGAGACGCCAAAAGCAGAGAAAGTTGCCCAAATCCAGTTACAGGAAGTGACTCCTGGTGAAGTCGCACCAATGCCACAATTATCCTCCCCAATCATCATCATACCTCAAGCACAAGTAGAGGACGAAGCAGATGAAGAGGGTGAGATTGAGATGGCTGAAGAACCTCAAGAGGTTATAGAGGAAGCCAAAGTGCCCGAGGGTGTTATCAAGGTGAGTCTGACCGTAGGCGATCAGATGGTGGAAGAAGATCCCACCTCAGAATGGAGTCACAGTGCACGCGATGAAGATGTAGAACCTGCGACAGACAGTTCGCACTTGTCTCCGTGTTCTGACCATGATGTACAGCAACTGGATGAAGGTGAAGGAGGCGATGGGATAGGGTATGGTAAAGTAGAAGACACAAAGATAAAAGGGGATGAAGGCATGGACGAGGTGATTGAAGTTGTCGCAGAAGACCCATCAGCGGAAGAGCCTGTTGGGTTTGATGGCATAGGTGACGAGAAAGAGAAGAAACCAATAGAGAATGAGGGGGAGAAGAGGACGGAGGAAATGGAGGTGAAAGACATTGAGATCGGTGAGGAGATGGAAGAGACCAGTCAGGCAGCTTACGATGAAACAACCATGGACGTCTCCATCCTTGACACAGACAGTAACTGGATGGACTCACAAG ATGATGACAAAAGCATCATGACTGAGCAAATGGAAGCCCTTCCTCAGGGCCAGAGTCCTACCAGTACACCTGTGGTGGACAGACCCCTAAAACGGGCCCCTGGCAGAGGAAGGGGCCACCCTGGCATCACTGACAGTAAAGTGTCCCGCAAAGTCCCCGGTCACCTTCCACATGGTCCGAGAGAGGagatgaagaagaaaaaag CTGTGCGGAGGGTTGAGCAGAATAAGTTGTCAGCCCTCCAAAGTCGCTCTCCATGTCGAAAGAGTGTTGCCAAAGCGGCAGCCAGGCATCCTAGGCCCGCTGTGCTTCACGGCTCTGCCAGACGCaaggccacag GGCTGGAAAGCCATATGCCCCTCAGTGTTGCCCACCAGTCCAGGGAGAGGACCACT GAGCGAGCATACCGCAGCCCGGAGAAGAGGTCGTCCCTCCCCAGGCCGGCTAAATCTCTGACTCGCCACATCCCTGCTGCGGAACAAGATGACAGCACCCCCTCCAGGCCGACCT CGATCCAGTCCAGAGCGGACAACAGGTCTGGAAGGCCCCCTGGTATGGCAG GTACAGAGTCTGCGCGTTCCCGATCAGTCCGCAGCGGCGCCTCCACCCCCGGCTCCACCGCCGTGACCCCCGGCTCCCCCCCAACCTACTCCTGCCGCACCCCCGGCTCTCGCACCCCCGGCAGCCACACGCCCAAGTCCTTCAGCATCCTCCAGGAGAAGAAGGTGGCGGTGATCCGGACCCCGCCCAAGTCTCCGTCCTCCATCCAACGGCAGCTGAAGGTGCTCAATCAGCCGCTGCCCGACCTGACGAACGTAAAGTCCAAGATCGGGTCCACCTCCAACCTCAAGCACCAGCCCAAAGGGGGACAG GTTCAAATTTTAAACGAGAAGGTGGACTTCAGTCATGTTCAGCCAAAGTGCCGCTCCAAGGATAATCTGAGGCACACGCCCAAAGGAGGCAAT GTCATGATTCCAAGTGTTAAACTGGACTTTAGCCACGTTCAGGCTAAGTGTGGCTCCCTGGACAAAATCCAGCACGCAGCAGGCGGTGGAAAC ATCCAAATCCAAACCAAGAAGATCGACGTGAGCCACGTCACCGCCAAATGTGGCTCCATGTCCAACATCCGCCACAGACCAG GGGGAGGTCAAGTGCGCATCGACAATGTGAAGCTGGACTTTAAAGACAAGGCCCATTCCAAGGTCGGCTCACTGAGCAACACCAGCCACACTCCAGGAGGCGGGAACATCATG
- the LOC117457383 gene encoding microtubule-associated protein 2-like isoform X6, with amino-acid sequence MADGRQPDEHSTSNGQENSNNGFSAYSSAYRENGFNGGAAAHPGTTVDDSANLPPSPPPSPSAEQIGPVAQAQPEESISKESCESAGKEDEPQGAPLHEKQLAVERATPECAELASTESPTPSVEEKLLFDTSIEQGGKDTQEVEEDAPQRDLRVELKENEAKQPLLAEEDKEGDILPSESGGPMSESEEKQEVVGQMNTSDQDGGSDNRSYEMQVTDNKEGDQKQEAVEASPAPGTELKADICVEHVSGVKTYFETSSKIPREVPSQTQSYYEFGTAAEEKLSEETKSLAQNVGEQLDKKDRTIPEKMSLGQRSLSLNITVGGTGGHAVKEEKSRTLCPISGSFDESELNPSTPSLESQPLPPIATPATSGSPEDTPTKEDTPLPSDKHTCIEHSGSLSEMLDLAGDLPRQSLEKRELGHMRRKSVPALVGGSLAKLALGDKTPRVVGGESQLEDLGYCVFHEYSGPMPSPADVPNPGDSPQQSFSSTETGIEEELEVVQKETQQQDRQEMIPEISSKTVSEKKVSPVKSTLILERIVMSGVKPDRLRIPITSSKDRLTEFRLETGLPEDIKNQAIPEVDIEKDPSREASPIPPDSSFTFTSLDTESKVPRTPTTPKNQDDTPSETQVAGDMAAKDVVPVIEVEKDQESGIDQLKEIEKEELEEPERTNTNIFSPTSRSLGDSTEKDDKKIETGHETTTRLDGIEMKETPKAEKVAQIQLQEVTPGEVAPMPQLSSPIIIIPQAQVEDEADEEGEIEMAEEPQEVIEEAKVPEGVIKVSLTVGDQMVEEDPTSEWSHSARDEDVEPATDSSHLSPCSDHDVQQLDEGEGGDGIGYGKVEDTKIKGDEGMDEVIEVVAEDPSAEEPVGFDGIGDEKEKKPIENEGEKRTEEMEVKDIEIGEEMEETSQAAYDETTMDVSILDTDSNWMDSQDDDKSIMTEQMEALPQGQSPTSTPVVDRPLKRAPGRGRGHPGITDSKVSRKVPGHLPHGPREEMKKKKVAVRRVEQNKLSALQSRSPCRKSVAKAAARHPRPAVLHGSARRKATGLESHMPLSVAHQSRERTTERAYRSPEKRSSLPRPAKSLTRHIPAAEQDDSTPSRPTSIQSRADNRSGRPPGMAGTESARSRSVRSGASTPGSTAVTPGSPPTYSCRTPGSRTPGSHTPKSFSILQEKKVAVIRTPPKSPSSIQRQLKVLNQPLPDLTNVKSKIGSTSNLKHQPKGGQVQILNEKVDFSHVQPKCRSKDNLRHTPKGGNVMIPSVKLDFSHVQAKCGSLDKIQHAAGGGNIQIQTKKIDVSHVTAKCGSMSNIRHRPGGGQVRIDNVKLDFKDKAHSKVGSLSNTSHTPGGGNIMIESHKLNFREQAKARVDHGAEIVVTHSPGMETGGMSPRLSSTGSINMLESPHLVTLAQDVTAALAKQGL; translated from the exons ATGGCAGACGGTCGGCAGCCGGACGAGCACTCGACCTCCAACGGCCAGGAGAACAGCAACAATGGCTTCTCGGCCTACAGCTCTGCGTACAGGGAGAACGGATTCAACGGTGGGGCAGCTGCACACCCTGGAACGACAG TGGATGACTCAGCCAATTTGCCTCCCTCCCCACCCCCCTCTCCATCCGCTGAGCAGATTGGGCCCGTGGCACAAG CCCAGCCAGAAGAAAGTATCAGCAAGGAGTCTTGTGAGTCTGCTGGGAAAGAAGATGAACCTCAAGGGGCGCCGCTACATGAGAAGCAGTTGGCAGTTGAACGAGCAACACCTGAATGTGCAGAACTCGCCTCGACTGAATCTCCCACTCCGTCTGTGGAAGAAAAACTGCTCTTTGACACCTCAATAGAGCAAGGGGGCAAAGACACACAGGAAGTAGAAGAAGACGCTCCTCAGAGAGACCTGCGGGTGGAGTTGAAAGAAAATGAAGCAAAACAACCTCTACTGGCAGAGGAGGACAAAGAGGGAGATATCTTACCCAGCGAATCAGGAGGCCCTATGTCTGAAAGTGAGGAAAAACAAGAGGTGGTTGGCCAGATGAATACCTCGGACCAAGATGGTGGCAGTGACAATAGATCGTATGAGATGCAAGTGACTGACAATAAAGAAGGAGACCAAAAGCAAGAAGCAGTCGAGGCAAGTCCAGCACCTGGCACAGAGTTAAAAGCAGATATTTGTGTGGAACACGTGTCTGGAGTGAAAACCTATTTTGAGACATCCTCAAAAATCCCCAGAGAGGTTCCATCACAAACCCAGAGCTATTACGAATTCGGCACAGCAGCGGAGGAAAAGTTAAGTGAGGAAACTAAAAGCCTTGCACAGAACGTCGGAGAACAACTGGATAAAAAAGACAGAACGATTCCTGAAAAGATGTCTCTTGGACAAAGAAGCCTCTCCCTGAACATCACTGTCGGGGGTACAGGGGGTCACGCAGTAAAGGAAGAGAAGTCCAGAACCTTGTGTCCAATCAGTGGAAGCTTTGACGAATCTGAGCTAAACCCTTCAACACCATCTTTGGAAAGTCAACCTCTTCCTCCAATTGCTACCCCAGCTACCAGTGGATCCCCTGAAGATACCCCCACCAAAGAAGATACACCTTTGCCTTCTGATAAGCACACATGTATTGAACATTCAGGCAGCCTCTCTGAGATGTTGGACCTTGCTGGAGACTTGCCACGGCAATCATTAGAGAAGAGGGAGCTTGGCCACATGAGGCGAAAGTCTGTACCCGCTCTGGTCGGGGGTTCTTTGGCCAAGCTAGCCTTAGGAGATAAAACCCCAAGGGTGGTGGGAGGGGAAAGCCAGTTAGAGGACCTGGGCTACTGTGTCTTCCATGAGTACTCGGGGCCAATgccttctcctgctgatgtaccCAATCCTGGGGACTCTCCACAGCAAAGCTTCTCTTCCACAGAGACTGGAATTGAGGAGGAACTTGAAGTTGTTCAAAAAGAAACTCAACAACAAGACCGTCAAGAAATGATCCCTGAGATTTCTTCCAAAACTGTGAGTGAAAAGAAAGTGTCACCAGTAAAGAGTACCCTGATTCTCGAAAGGATCGTGATGAGTGGAGTAAAACCTGACCGCCTAAGAATCCCAATTACTTCTTCAAAAGACAGACTGACTGAGTTTCGTTTGGAGACTGGCCTGCCTGAGGACATAAAGAACCAAGCGATTCCTGAGGTAGACATTGAAAAAGACCCCTCCAGAGAGGCTTCTCCCATCCCACCAGACAGTTCCTTTACTTTCACTTCTCTGGACACTGAAAGCAAGGTTCCCAGAACTCCCACCACCCCCAAGAACCAAGATGATACACCCTCAGAAACCCAAGTTGCTGGAGACATGGCTGCAAAAGACGTGGTTCCCGTGATCGAAGTGGAGAAGGATCAAGAGTCAGGAATTGATCAACTGAAGGAGATAGAGAAAGAGGAGTTAGAAGAACCAGAACGGACAAACACGAATATATTTTCACCAACATCTCGGTCTTTAGGAGATAGCACAgagaaagatgacaagaagattgAAACTGGGCACGAGACAACGACAAGATTAGACGGTATAGAAATGAAAGAGACGCCAAAAGCAGAGAAAGTTGCCCAAATCCAGTTACAGGAAGTGACTCCTGGTGAAGTCGCACCAATGCCACAATTATCCTCCCCAATCATCATCATACCTCAAGCACAAGTAGAGGACGAAGCAGATGAAGAGGGTGAGATTGAGATGGCTGAAGAACCTCAAGAGGTTATAGAGGAAGCCAAAGTGCCCGAGGGTGTTATCAAGGTGAGTCTGACCGTAGGCGATCAGATGGTGGAAGAAGATCCCACCTCAGAATGGAGTCACAGTGCACGCGATGAAGATGTAGAACCTGCGACAGACAGTTCGCACTTGTCTCCGTGTTCTGACCATGATGTACAGCAACTGGATGAAGGTGAAGGAGGCGATGGGATAGGGTATGGTAAAGTAGAAGACACAAAGATAAAAGGGGATGAAGGCATGGACGAGGTGATTGAAGTTGTCGCAGAAGACCCATCAGCGGAAGAGCCTGTTGGGTTTGATGGCATAGGTGACGAGAAAGAGAAGAAACCAATAGAGAATGAGGGGGAGAAGAGGACGGAGGAAATGGAGGTGAAAGACATTGAGATCGGTGAGGAGATGGAAGAGACCAGTCAGGCAGCTTACGATGAAACAACCATGGACGTCTCCATCCTTGACACAGACAGTAACTGGATGGACTCACAAG ATGATGACAAAAGCATCATGACTGAGCAAATGGAAGCCCTTCCTCAGGGCCAGAGTCCTACCAGTACACCTGTGGTGGACAGACCCCTAAAACGGGCCCCTGGCAGAGGAAGGGGCCACCCTGGCATCACTGACAGTAAAGTGTCCCGCAAAGTCCCCGGTCACCTTCCACATGGTCCGAGAGAGGagatgaagaagaaaaaag TAGCTGTGCGGAGGGTTGAGCAGAATAAGTTGTCAGCCCTCCAAAGTCGCTCTCCATGTCGAAAGAGTGTTGCCAAAGCGGCAGCCAGGCATCCTAGGCCCGCTGTGCTTCACGGCTCTGCCAGACGCaaggccacag GGCTGGAAAGCCATATGCCCCTCAGTGTTGCCCACCAGTCCAGGGAGAGGACCACT GAGCGAGCATACCGCAGCCCGGAGAAGAGGTCGTCCCTCCCCAGGCCGGCTAAATCTCTGACTCGCCACATCCCTGCTGCGGAACAAGATGACAGCACCCCCTCCAGGCCGACCT CGATCCAGTCCAGAGCGGACAACAGGTCTGGAAGGCCCCCTGGTATGGCAG GTACAGAGTCTGCGCGTTCCCGATCAGTCCGCAGCGGCGCCTCCACCCCCGGCTCCACCGCCGTGACCCCCGGCTCCCCCCCAACCTACTCCTGCCGCACCCCCGGCTCTCGCACCCCCGGCAGCCACACGCCCAAGTCCTTCAGCATCCTCCAGGAGAAGAAGGTGGCGGTGATCCGGACCCCGCCCAAGTCTCCGTCCTCCATCCAACGGCAGCTGAAGGTGCTCAATCAGCCGCTGCCCGACCTGACGAACGTAAAGTCCAAGATCGGGTCCACCTCCAACCTCAAGCACCAGCCCAAAGGGGGACAG GTTCAAATTTTAAACGAGAAGGTGGACTTCAGTCATGTTCAGCCAAAGTGCCGCTCCAAGGATAATCTGAGGCACACGCCCAAAGGAGGCAAT GTCATGATTCCAAGTGTTAAACTGGACTTTAGCCACGTTCAGGCTAAGTGTGGCTCCCTGGACAAAATCCAGCACGCAGCAGGCGGTGGAAAC ATCCAAATCCAAACCAAGAAGATCGACGTGAGCCACGTCACCGCCAAATGTGGCTCCATGTCCAACATCCGCCACAGACCAG GGGGAGGTCAAGTGCGCATCGACAATGTGAAGCTGGACTTTAAAGACAAGGCCCATTCCAAGGTCGGCTCACTGAGCAACACCAGCCACACTCCAGGAGGCGGGAACATCATG